The following coding sequences are from one Scomber japonicus isolate fScoJap1 chromosome 3, fScoJap1.pri, whole genome shotgun sequence window:
- the hp1bp3 gene encoding heterochromatin protein 1-binding protein 3 isoform X2, whose translation MPIRRAAATPTPEKPPSAAEKEPEATSEESPSADEEPAASSAATAEGEEGEEADEAAAEEAPTENGEKADEGATADKDGEGTEKKELKDGYKYEKAKGKKVKRTIPAWASVAASKKLPVTNFAGTQNKVDNILIEAISVCNDRTGVSYQSVMKYIVKNYPGMELDKKKFLIKKSMKKHLEKGTIKQLKGKGLSGTFTIGNKSNWLKKAGQKQESLGDALPLIITRLCEPKEASYNLIKKYLEQHFPNFNIESRPDVLKTALVKAVEKGQLEQITGKGARGTFQLKRSGNQVLLKGSTLEDAITAAITAMNEPKTCSTTTLRKYLVDANKDRKEYQLVANLRRTLTKCKVLGWMDQITGHGFTGTYQLSFPFYPSPTILYPDKFKEPPKTNPPPKRRHTVASSDEEEESEEEEESEDEAPARKRKAQKRPPPKARRPPPTKKSRSVSQSKARGKGRALAKKSPAKKAASSAKTTGRKQPAPKKESTPPSKATPVKRGAPARKPKTPVVKKLSRGAPKRAASRGSSPEEPARETSRSASKRSKPEELTPEEPASKKKQATKGGSRRPEPEPEESSSDEPAATRGGKKSKQSTRKSKRGKK comes from the exons ATGCCGATTCGCAGAGCAGCAGCGACTCCCACTCCGGAGAAGCCCCCCTCTGCAGCAGAGAAAG AGCCTGAAGCCACCTCAGAGGAGTCGCCTTCTGCTGACGAGGAGCCGGCCGCATCTTCAGCTGCGACGGCTGAGggcgaggagggagaggaggcagATGAGGCGGCAGCCGAGGAGGCGCCCACGGAGAATGGCGAGAAGGCAGACGAAGGAGCCACGGCGGACAAAGATGGAGAGGGAACAGAGAAGAAAGA GTTGAAGGATGGCTACAAGTATGAGAAAGCCAAAGGGAAGAAGGTTAAAAGGACTATTCCTGCGTGGGCTAGCGTCGCCGCGAGCAAAAAGCTTCCAGTTACCAACTTTGCAGGAACTCAGAACAAAGTGGATAATATCCTCATCGAAGCTATATCG GTTTGCAATGACAGAACTGGAGTTTCGTACCAGTCCGTCATGAAATATATTGTGAAAAACTACCCTGGAATGGAACTTGACAAGAAGAAGTTTCTCATCAAGAAATCaatgaagaaacatttggagAAGGGTACCATCAAACAG ttGAAGGGTAAAGGCCTCTCAGGAACCTTCACCATCGGGAATAAGTCCAACTGGTTAAAG AAAGCTGGTCAGAAACAGGAGTCTCTGGGAGACGCGCTGCCTCTGATCATCACTCGGCTCTGTGAGCCCAAAGAGGCCTCCTACAACCTGATCAAGAAATACCTGGAGCAGCACTTCCCCAATTTCAACATTGAGAGCAG GCCGGATGTCCTGAAGACGGCTCTGGTGAAGGCAGTAGAGAAAGGACAGCTGGAGCAAATCACTGGGAAAGGAGCGAGAGGGACTTTCCAG CTCAAACGTTCCGGCAACCAGGTCCTGCTGAAAGGCAGCACGTTGGAGGACGCTATCACAGCCGCCATCACAGCCATGAATGAGCCTAAAACCTGCAGCACTACTACATTACGCAAATACCTAGTAGACGCTAACAAGGATAGAAAGGAGTACCAGTTAG TGGCCAACCTGAGGAGGACGCTGACAAAGTGTAAAGTACTCGGCTGGATGGACCAGATCACCGGTCACGGCTTCACAGGGACCTACCAGCTCTCGTTCCCCTTCTACCCGAG TCCCACCATCCTGTATCCCGACAAGTTCAAAGAGCCTCCGAAGACAAACCCCCCACCGAAGCGGAGACATACGGTTGCATCTTCTGACGAGGAAGAAGAgtctgaagaagaggaagagtccGAAGACGAAGCTCCTGCCCGCAAGAG GAAAGCTCAGAAGAGGCCTCCACCCAAGGCTCGCCGTCCTCCACCAACCAAGAAATCTCGGAGCGTTAGTCAGTCAAAAGCCAGAGGCAAGGGACGAGCCCTCGCAAAGAAATCTCCAGCCAAGAAAGCCGCGTCTTCGGCCAAGACAACGGGAAGGAAACAGCCGGCCCCCAAGAAGGAATCCACGCCGCCGTCTAAAGCCACACCCGTCAAGAGAGGAGCTCCTGCGAGAAAGCCCAAAACGCCAGTGGTGAAGAAGCTGAGTAGAGGCGCGCCCAAGCGGGCGGCATCCCGAGGGTCTTCCCCGGAGGAGCCCGCCAGGGAAACGTCGAGGAGTGCCTCCAAGAGATCAAAGCCTGAGGAGTTGACCCCAGAGGAGCCcgcatctaaaaaaaaacaagcgaCCAAAGGTGGATCCAGGCGACCGGAGCCTGAGCCTGAAGAGTCCTCCTCCGACGAGCCTGCAGCCACAAGGGGGGGGAAGAAAAGCAAGCAGTCCACTCGCAAGTccaagagagggaaaaaatga
- the hp1bp3 gene encoding heterochromatin protein 1-binding protein 3 isoform X1, whose protein sequence is MPIRRAAATPTPEKPPSAAEKEPEATSEESPSADEEPAASSAATAEGEEGEEADEAAAEEAPTENGEKADEGATADKDGEGTEKKDDKCKDCAAGQCATHCYVLLLRLKDGYKYEKAKGKKVKRTIPAWASVAASKKLPVTNFAGTQNKVDNILIEAISVCNDRTGVSYQSVMKYIVKNYPGMELDKKKFLIKKSMKKHLEKGTIKQLKGKGLSGTFTIGNKSNWLKKAGQKQESLGDALPLIITRLCEPKEASYNLIKKYLEQHFPNFNIESRPDVLKTALVKAVEKGQLEQITGKGARGTFQLKRSGNQVLLKGSTLEDAITAAITAMNEPKTCSTTTLRKYLVDANKDRKEYQLVANLRRTLTKCKVLGWMDQITGHGFTGTYQLSFPFYPSPTILYPDKFKEPPKTNPPPKRRHTVASSDEEEESEEEEESEDEAPARKRKAQKRPPPKARRPPPTKKSRSVSQSKARGKGRALAKKSPAKKAASSAKTTGRKQPAPKKESTPPSKATPVKRGAPARKPKTPVVKKLSRGAPKRAASRGSSPEEPARETSRSASKRSKPEELTPEEPASKKKQATKGGSRRPEPEPEESSSDEPAATRGGKKSKQSTRKSKRGKK, encoded by the exons ATGCCGATTCGCAGAGCAGCAGCGACTCCCACTCCGGAGAAGCCCCCCTCTGCAGCAGAGAAAG AGCCTGAAGCCACCTCAGAGGAGTCGCCTTCTGCTGACGAGGAGCCGGCCGCATCTTCAGCTGCGACGGCTGAGggcgaggagggagaggaggcagATGAGGCGGCAGCCGAGGAGGCGCCCACGGAGAATGGCGAGAAGGCAGACGAAGGAGCCACGGCGGACAAAGATGGAGAGGGAACAGAGAAGAAAGA TGACAAATGCAAGGACTGCGCGGCTGGACAGTGCGCAACACACTGCTATGTTCTCCTACTAAG GTTGAAGGATGGCTACAAGTATGAGAAAGCCAAAGGGAAGAAGGTTAAAAGGACTATTCCTGCGTGGGCTAGCGTCGCCGCGAGCAAAAAGCTTCCAGTTACCAACTTTGCAGGAACTCAGAACAAAGTGGATAATATCCTCATCGAAGCTATATCG GTTTGCAATGACAGAACTGGAGTTTCGTACCAGTCCGTCATGAAATATATTGTGAAAAACTACCCTGGAATGGAACTTGACAAGAAGAAGTTTCTCATCAAGAAATCaatgaagaaacatttggagAAGGGTACCATCAAACAG ttGAAGGGTAAAGGCCTCTCAGGAACCTTCACCATCGGGAATAAGTCCAACTGGTTAAAG AAAGCTGGTCAGAAACAGGAGTCTCTGGGAGACGCGCTGCCTCTGATCATCACTCGGCTCTGTGAGCCCAAAGAGGCCTCCTACAACCTGATCAAGAAATACCTGGAGCAGCACTTCCCCAATTTCAACATTGAGAGCAG GCCGGATGTCCTGAAGACGGCTCTGGTGAAGGCAGTAGAGAAAGGACAGCTGGAGCAAATCACTGGGAAAGGAGCGAGAGGGACTTTCCAG CTCAAACGTTCCGGCAACCAGGTCCTGCTGAAAGGCAGCACGTTGGAGGACGCTATCACAGCCGCCATCACAGCCATGAATGAGCCTAAAACCTGCAGCACTACTACATTACGCAAATACCTAGTAGACGCTAACAAGGATAGAAAGGAGTACCAGTTAG TGGCCAACCTGAGGAGGACGCTGACAAAGTGTAAAGTACTCGGCTGGATGGACCAGATCACCGGTCACGGCTTCACAGGGACCTACCAGCTCTCGTTCCCCTTCTACCCGAG TCCCACCATCCTGTATCCCGACAAGTTCAAAGAGCCTCCGAAGACAAACCCCCCACCGAAGCGGAGACATACGGTTGCATCTTCTGACGAGGAAGAAGAgtctgaagaagaggaagagtccGAAGACGAAGCTCCTGCCCGCAAGAG GAAAGCTCAGAAGAGGCCTCCACCCAAGGCTCGCCGTCCTCCACCAACCAAGAAATCTCGGAGCGTTAGTCAGTCAAAAGCCAGAGGCAAGGGACGAGCCCTCGCAAAGAAATCTCCAGCCAAGAAAGCCGCGTCTTCGGCCAAGACAACGGGAAGGAAACAGCCGGCCCCCAAGAAGGAATCCACGCCGCCGTCTAAAGCCACACCCGTCAAGAGAGGAGCTCCTGCGAGAAAGCCCAAAACGCCAGTGGTGAAGAAGCTGAGTAGAGGCGCGCCCAAGCGGGCGGCATCCCGAGGGTCTTCCCCGGAGGAGCCCGCCAGGGAAACGTCGAGGAGTGCCTCCAAGAGATCAAAGCCTGAGGAGTTGACCCCAGAGGAGCCcgcatctaaaaaaaaacaagcgaCCAAAGGTGGATCCAGGCGACCGGAGCCTGAGCCTGAAGAGTCCTCCTCCGACGAGCCTGCAGCCACAAGGGGGGGGAAGAAAAGCAAGCAGTCCACTCGCAAGTccaagagagggaaaaaatga